The sequence TGTTGCTGAAGAGTTGATAAGGGATATAGAGAGTTTTCTTGGGTATGACTCTTTGAACGATGCGATAATTGTGGGCGCGGGAAGGCTTGGAGGAGCTCTTTTATCCTATGAGGGCTTTAAAGAATATGGATTAAATATTGTTGCAGCGTTTGATATTGATGAAAGTAAAATCGGCACTGAAATTTGCGGGAGAAAAATTTTCCCTTTGGACAAAATGAAGGAACTGTGCCGGCGGATGAAAATTCGTATCGGTATAATAACCGTCCCTGCAGATTCAGCCCAAAAAGTATGCGACATGCTTGTAGACAGCGGAATATATGCAATATGGAATTTTGCACCTGTTCACCTTAAAGTACCGGATAACATTTTAGTCCAGCAAGAAAACATGGCGGCATCACTGGCTGTACTTTCCGCACACTTGGCAGAAGCAATAAAGAATAATGGAATCGGAAAAGGAGATGAGGAAAATGACGAAAATAGCGAATAAATACGAAGTTATTGATAATGTTGAAAAGCTTGAAAAGGCTTTGAAACGTTTAAGAGAAGCTCAAAGTGTTTATGCAACCTATACACAGGAGCAGGTTGACAAAATTTTCTTTGAGGCGG comes from Acetivibrio thermocellus ATCC 27405 and encodes:
- a CDS encoding redox-sensing transcriptional repressor Rex, with translation MNNPKAISKQTLLRLPSYLSYLKSLPKQDGEYVSATMIASALGLNDVQVRKDLACVSKKGRPKLGYVAEELIRDIESFLGYDSLNDAIIVGAGRLGGALLSYEGFKEYGLNIVAAFDIDESKIGTEICGRKIFPLDKMKELCRRMKIRIGIITVPADSAQKVCDMLVDSGIYAIWNFAPVHLKVPDNILVQQENMAASLAVLSAHLAEAIKNNGIGKGDEENDENSE